From Jiangella mangrovi:
CGCGGGCGCGGCGCACGGCATCGGTGTGGACCCCGGCGTGCACCCGGAGCGGATCCCCGACGACGTCGTCGACCGCACCACCTGGGTCCAGGGGTTCTTCCCCCGCGACTATCCGGAGCTGCACGCCGACGCCGTCATCTGCCGGCACACGCTGGAGCACATCGCCCCGGTGGCCGACTGGATGCGCACGGTGCGCGCCGCCATCGGCGACCGCACCGACACGGCGGTGCTGTTCGAGCTGCCCGACGTTCGCCGGGTGCTCGAGGAGGGCGCGTTCTGGGACGTCTACTACGAGCACTGCTCGTACTTCTCGACCGGCTCGCTGGCCCGGCTGTTCCGGCGCACCGGCTTCGAGGTGCTGAACCAGTGGACCGCCTACGACGACCAGTACCTCATCGTCGAGGCGCGGCCGTCGGCCGCGCCGGCGCCGGGCACGCCCGAGGCCGTCGAGGGTGACCTCGACGCCGTCGGGCTGGCCGCCGACCGGTTCGCCGCCGCGCACGCCGCGATGATGAACCGCTGGCGCGAGCGGCTGCGGCACGTCGCCGACGGCGGCGGGCGCAGCGTCATCTGGGGCTCGGGTTCGAAGGGCGTCGCGTTCCTCGCCGCCCTCGGCGCCGACGCCGGACTGGTCGAGGCCGCCGTCGACATCAACCCGTTCAAGCACGGCCGCTACATGGCCGGCAGCGGGCACCGCATCATCGCGCCGAAGGAGCTCATCGAGCTGCGGCCGGACCTCGTGATCGCGATGAACTCCGCCTACCTGGACGAGATCGGCCGCGACCTCACGACCATGGACGTCGCCACCACGCTGGAGGCGGTGTGAGCGGGCTGACGT
This genomic window contains:
- a CDS encoding class I SAM-dependent methyltransferase, with translation MSTACPACGSGDARSFYQCADVPVHSCLLVDDERTALDFPRGDLDLMFCTACGFVYNRLFDPAHNAYSSDYEETQGFSARFQDFIADLAGQWVDRYDLTGKTVIEIGCGKGEFLTEMVRAGAAHGIGVDPGVHPERIPDDVVDRTTWVQGFFPRDYPELHADAVICRHTLEHIAPVADWMRTVRAAIGDRTDTAVLFELPDVRRVLEEGAFWDVYYEHCSYFSTGSLARLFRRTGFEVLNQWTAYDDQYLIVEARPSAAPAPGTPEAVEGDLDAVGLAADRFAAAHAAMMNRWRERLRHVADGGGRSVIWGSGSKGVAFLAALGADAGLVEAAVDINPFKHGRYMAGSGHRIIAPKELIELRPDLVIAMNSAYLDEIGRDLTTMDVATTLEAV